A window of the Roseburia sp. 831b genome harbors these coding sequences:
- a CDS encoding amylo-alpha-1,6-glucosidase, whose translation MISYEYTSKDWTTFQEGIKREWAMTNGIGGYAGSSLIGAHNRTHQGWLIASLHPPIERYLVFSKINEVLTRGDETFDLTTAQHKPFVYQEGQTYLKHVSYDGTISYFYQMDHLSFTRHISLKRGKNLCAVAYEIDNDGAPVTLSLTPLFNFREHSESSKPEDFDFEISLDGKNLTLIPKKMPDVAILFKTSEGTFLPRKDLYDCDMQLQTEVDLETDGLDSHFTPYNISIQIPAEVCKKVSVTCEVVPIAKLEKKKAASISSTCAFTILEENKSYYETLQKNAGYQNEFANQLVLASDAFLCYRESTGLKTVLAGLPWFTDWGRDTMIAFTGLTLCCGRYQDAKDILVTFSRYIHHGIVPNMFPDTNAEPLYNTVDASLWYFYAVDQFLRYQNTKADYAFVERELYPHLKEIQTAYENGTDFSIYMDKDGLIHAGSGVDQITWMDVRVGDWVPTPRHGKPVEINALWYNALKVMEDLATRFGDDPTHYRELSEQVKESFLSKFWYKEAGCLYDVVDGDEIDDHIRPNQIYAVSLPYSMVPDDMAEKIVSVVKEKLYVGCGLRSLSRDHREYHGIYCGALEKRDAAYHQGTAWGFLLGGFLSAYLKVNHHSKESVKEALKMLEPVTAHLSDNGCIGSISEIFDGDAPHNPRGCYAQAWSVGEVLRAYTQDILPYL comes from the coding sequence GGAAGTTCCCTGATTGGAGCGCACAACCGGACACACCAGGGATGGCTGATTGCAAGCCTTCATCCGCCGATTGAGCGTTACCTTGTTTTTTCCAAAATAAATGAGGTGCTAACACGTGGCGATGAAACCTTTGATCTGACAACAGCGCAGCACAAACCGTTTGTTTATCAGGAAGGCCAGACTTATTTGAAACATGTTTCCTACGATGGCACCATCAGTTACTTTTACCAGATGGATCATCTTTCTTTTACACGTCATATCAGTTTAAAACGTGGAAAGAATCTTTGTGCTGTCGCTTATGAGATTGACAACGACGGCGCACCTGTCACCTTGTCTCTCACCCCACTGTTTAACTTCAGAGAACACAGCGAGAGCAGCAAACCGGAAGATTTTGATTTTGAGATTTCTTTGGATGGAAAGAATCTGACTCTGATTCCGAAAAAGATGCCAGATGTTGCCATTCTTTTTAAGACCAGCGAGGGAACCTTTCTCCCACGCAAAGACCTCTACGACTGCGACATGCAGCTTCAGACTGAGGTCGACCTTGAGACAGACGGACTTGACTCTCACTTTACCCCTTATAACATCTCAATCCAGATTCCGGCAGAGGTCTGTAAAAAAGTCAGCGTCACCTGCGAGGTTGTCCCAATTGCCAAATTAGAGAAAAAGAAGGCAGCTTCTATCTCTTCAACCTGCGCATTTACGATTTTGGAGGAAAACAAAAGCTACTACGAGACACTCCAGAAAAATGCAGGCTATCAGAATGAATTTGCCAACCAGCTTGTACTTGCCTCAGACGCTTTCCTTTGCTACCGGGAATCCACCGGATTAAAGACTGTACTTGCCGGACTTCCTTGGTTTACCGACTGGGGACGTGACACTATGATTGCTTTTACCGGACTGACCCTTTGCTGTGGGCGTTATCAGGACGCAAAGGACATTCTGGTTACTTTTTCCAGATATATTCATCATGGAATTGTGCCAAACATGTTCCCGGACACAAACGCAGAGCCACTTTATAACACTGTGGATGCCTCCCTTTGGTATTTTTACGCAGTTGACCAGTTCCTGCGCTATCAGAACACCAAGGCCGACTATGCTTTTGTAGAAAGAGAACTTTATCCGCATTTGAAAGAGATTCAGACCGCTTATGAAAACGGTACCGACTTTAGTATCTACATGGATAAGGACGGGCTTATTCATGCCGGAAGCGGCGTGGATCAGATTACCTGGATGGACGTGCGTGTCGGCGACTGGGTTCCGACTCCTCGTCATGGAAAACCGGTTGAAATCAATGCGTTATGGTACAATGCCTTAAAAGTAATGGAAGATCTTGCGACACGTTTTGGAGATGACCCAACGCATTACCGCGAATTATCAGAACAGGTGAAAGAATCCTTCCTCTCCAAGTTCTGGTACAAGGAGGCCGGCTGCCTTTATGATGTTGTGGACGGTGATGAAATCGATGACCACATCCGTCCAAACCAGATTTACGCCGTATCCTTACCATACAGCATGGTTCCAGATGATATGGCAGAAAAAATCGTATCGGTTGTAAAAGAAAAACTTTACGTTGGATGCGGACTCCGCTCCCTTTCCCGCGACCACAGGGAATACCACGGTATCTATTGCGGTGCGCTGGAAAAACGAGACGCCGCTTACCACCAGGGAACTGCCTGGGGCTTCTTGCTGGGCGGTTTCTTAAGTGCTTACTTAAAGGTAAACCATCACTCCAAAGAGAGTGTCAAAGAGGCTCTTAAGATGTTAGAACCTGTCACTGCACATTTATCTGACAACGGTTGTATTGGTTCCATCTCCGAAATCTTTGACGGTGATGCTCCTCACAATCCACGTGGCTGCTATGCACAGGCCTGGAGTGTCGGAGAAGTCTTACGTGCCTACACCCAGGATATTCTGCCTTATTTGTAA
- a CDS encoding alpha-amylase family glycosyl hydrolase: protein MKKRCIAALLVGAMLLGSVAGGCGTTKQGAKETKEAVTSEQENTETTINVNATGEEGALSLMNETNQLQENVVDDNYRTFYEAFVYSFYDSDGDGIGDLNGLTSQLDYLNDGDPSTDTDLGVNGIWLMPIMPSTTYHKYDVTDYCDIDPEYGTMDDFDAFVSAAHERGINVIIDFVMNHTSSKHPWFTQAVSYLQSLSDGEEPNAADCPYVDYYNFSKEKQANYYEVPGTDWYYEAQFWSEMPDLNLGSDAVRAEFDKIVDFWLAHDVDGFRLDAVKEYYSGSVDKNVEVLSWFNQMVKEKKEDAYIVGEAWLDLPTYAKYYASGMDSCFDFDFADSTGLIANTIKRSSGKNASSYGKELETLQDTISQYNENYIDAPFYTNHDMARGAGYYSGDDSESQTKIAQAMNLLMSGSAFLYYGEELGMKGSGKDENKRAPMYWSKDDNAKGMCDGPKDMDTVKMKYDSLEEQKDDENSIYNYVKQVIKIRNAYPEIVHGNVTFESDYSDENICTITKTYDDKQVVLVYNISGETQTVDLAGLSVNGEETKDLSIGGSLLTGTEPVAYEGTTLTMPAYSVVVLK from the coding sequence ATGAAAAAAAGATGTATTGCAGCGCTGTTGGTGGGAGCGATGCTGTTAGGAAGTGTTGCAGGTGGATGTGGAACCACAAAACAAGGCGCAAAGGAAACAAAAGAGGCTGTAACGTCAGAGCAGGAAAACACAGAGACAACTATAAATGTAAATGCGACGGGAGAAGAGGGTGCTCTCTCCTTGATGAACGAGACCAACCAGCTCCAGGAAAATGTGGTGGATGACAATTACCGTACCTTTTATGAGGCGTTTGTTTATAGTTTTTATGACAGCGATGGGGATGGAATCGGAGATTTGAATGGTCTTACTTCACAGCTTGACTATTTAAATGACGGAGATCCTTCTACCGATACGGATTTAGGTGTCAACGGAATCTGGCTCATGCCGATTATGCCGTCAACAACCTATCACAAATATGATGTGACCGATTACTGTGACATTGATCCGGAGTATGGAACGATGGATGATTTTGACGCTTTTGTTTCGGCAGCTCATGAGCGCGGAATCAACGTTATCATCGATTTTGTTATGAACCATACATCCTCCAAGCATCCATGGTTCACACAGGCAGTTTCCTATTTGCAGAGCCTTTCGGATGGCGAGGAGCCAAACGCAGCGGATTGTCCATATGTAGATTATTATAATTTTTCAAAAGAAAAACAGGCGAACTATTATGAAGTTCCAGGAACCGACTGGTACTATGAGGCACAGTTCTGGAGCGAGATGCCAGACTTAAATCTCGGTTCCGATGCAGTTCGTGCAGAGTTTGACAAGATTGTGGATTTCTGGCTTGCGCATGATGTAGACGGCTTCCGACTGGATGCAGTGAAAGAGTATTATTCCGGCAGCGTGGATAAGAACGTAGAGGTTTTAAGCTGGTTTAACCAGATGGTAAAAGAGAAAAAAGAAGACGCCTACATCGTAGGTGAGGCATGGCTGGATTTGCCGACTTATGCCAAATATTATGCAAGCGGAATGGACAGCTGTTTTGATTTTGATTTTGCAGACAGCACCGGTTTAATTGCAAACACCATCAAACGTTCCTCCGGCAAGAATGCAAGCAGCTACGGAAAAGAGCTAGAGACATTGCAGGATACCATTTCCCAGTATAACGAAAACTATATTGATGCACCGTTTTATACCAACCATGATATGGCAAGAGGTGCTGGTTATTATTCCGGGGATGATTCCGAGAGCCAGACAAAGATTGCACAGGCGATGAACCTTCTGATGAGCGGAAGCGCCTTCCTTTATTATGGAGAGGAACTCGGCATGAAAGGTTCAGGAAAAGATGAGAATAAGAGAGCGCCGATGTACTGGTCGAAAGACGATAACGCAAAGGGCATGTGTGATGGACCAAAAGATATGGATACCGTCAAAATGAAATATGACAGTTTAGAAGAACAAAAAGACGACGAGAATTCCATCTACAATTATGTGAAACAAGTCATTAAGATTCGGAACGCCTATCCAGAAATTGTGCATGGTAATGTAACATTTGAAAGCGATTATTCCGATGAAAATATTTGTACTATTACAAAAACTTATGATGACAAACAGGTGGTACTTGTCTACAATATTTCCGGCGAAACACAGACGGTAGATCTTGCCGGACTTTCTGTAAACGGGGAAGAAACCAAAGACCTTTCCATTGGAGGAAGCCTGCTTACCGGAACAGAACCGGTTGCTTATGAAGGAACAACACTGACAATGCCAGCATATTCGGTTGTTGTGTTGAAATAA
- a CDS encoding sugar ABC transporter permease, with protein MSKTTSAPMSGAKIRKKIGNFFVHVILAILAFIWLLPIFWVILTSFRKEPGSYVTSFFPKGYTLDNYKKLFTDTSILNFPQMFLNTFIIAICTCIISTIFVLSVSYCMSRMRFKMRKPFMNIAMILGLFPGFMSMVAVYYILKVFGLTDGSMIRLSLIIVYSAGTGLGFYVAKGFFDTIPKALDEAALIDGATRWQTFTKITIPLSKPIIVYTILTSFMAPWLDFIFAKVICRANAQYFTVSIGLWKMLEKEYINSWYTCFAAGAVVVSVPIAILFIFTQKFYVDGMSGAVKG; from the coding sequence ATGAGTAAAACAACGAGTGCTCCTATGTCAGGCGCAAAAATCAGAAAAAAAATTGGAAACTTTTTTGTTCATGTTATTTTAGCAATCTTAGCATTTATCTGGTTGCTTCCAATCTTTTGGGTTATTTTAACAAGCTTCCGTAAAGAACCAGGTTCTTACGTAACATCATTTTTCCCAAAAGGATATACATTAGATAACTATAAGAAATTATTTACAGATACAAGTATTTTGAACTTCCCACAGATGTTCTTAAATACATTTATTATTGCGATTTGTACTTGTATCATTTCAACCATTTTTGTACTTTCTGTTTCTTACTGTATGTCAAGAATGCGTTTTAAAATGAGAAAACCATTCATGAACATTGCCATGATTCTTGGCCTTTTCCCAGGATTCATGTCCATGGTTGCTGTTTACTACATTTTAAAGGTATTCGGTTTAACAGATGGTTCTATGATTCGTCTGTCCCTGATTATCGTGTACTCCGCAGGTACCGGTCTGGGATTCTATGTAGCGAAGGGATTCTTTGATACAATTCCAAAGGCATTAGACGAAGCAGCACTGATTGACGGTGCAACAAGATGGCAGACATTTACAAAGATTACCATTCCATTAAGTAAGCCAATCATTGTATACACAATCCTGACTTCCTTCATGGCACCATGGTTAGACTTCATCTTTGCAAAGGTTATCTGTCGTGCAAACGCACAGTACTTTACCGTTTCCATCGGTTTGTGGAAAATGTTAGAGAAAGAGTATATCAACTCCTGGTATACCTGTTTCGCAGCTGGTGCAGTTGTAGTATCTGTTCCAATTGCAATCCTCTTCATCTTCACACAGAAATTCTATGTAGATGGAATGAGCGGAGCTGTTAAGGGCTAA
- a CDS encoding carbohydrate ABC transporter permease → MKKAVKKKNEFSTPYTVTNALTKGNAITKLSMLILGLGNIAHKQVFKGLMFLAIEVGYIWFMIQSGIYNLSMLPSLGWREQEKVWNEKKSIYEYTAGDQSLLLLLYGIGTIFITLGFIIVWRESVKSSYKSEVLAKEGKHLNTFKEDFKSLFDQNLHKLLLAAPLTGVLVFTILPLIFMITMAFTNYSKVGDHLVLFDWVGLANFAKILNFGDSIGKLFYSVLGWTLCWAVLATVTNYILGMILAIVINRKETKAKGFWRFCFVLSIAVPQFVSLLIMRTMLQPTGIVNTLLIKYGLIDTALPFFTNATWARVTVIIINIWVGIPYTMLQVTGILQNIPAELYEAAKIDGANQVQTFFKITLPYMLFVMTPYLITQFTGNVNNFNVIFLLSGGNPTPVEATAGKTDLLVTWLYKLTIDKNYYNLGAVIGIMTFIVLAIVALVTYRNTASYKDEEGFM, encoded by the coding sequence GTGAAGAAGGCTGTGAAAAAGAAAAATGAATTTTCTACGCCGTATACGGTGACAAATGCATTAACAAAAGGAAATGCGATTACAAAGCTTTCCATGCTTATTTTAGGTTTAGGAAATATTGCGCATAAACAGGTCTTTAAAGGACTTATGTTTCTTGCAATCGAAGTAGGTTATATCTGGTTCATGATTCAATCAGGTATTTATAATTTATCAATGCTCCCATCACTTGGATGGAGAGAACAGGAAAAAGTTTGGAACGAGAAAAAGAGTATTTATGAATATACGGCTGGAGACCAGTCCTTACTCTTGTTATTATACGGAATTGGAACAATATTCATCACATTAGGATTCATTATTGTATGGAGAGAGTCAGTAAAGAGCTCTTATAAATCCGAAGTTCTTGCAAAAGAAGGCAAGCACTTAAATACATTTAAAGAAGACTTCAAGAGTTTGTTTGATCAAAATTTACATAAATTATTACTTGCAGCACCATTAACAGGTGTACTTGTTTTCACTATTTTACCACTTATTTTCATGATTACCATGGCGTTTACCAACTACAGTAAAGTAGGTGATCATCTTGTTTTATTTGATTGGGTAGGACTTGCAAACTTTGCAAAAATCTTAAATTTTGGCGATAGTATTGGTAAGTTATTCTATTCAGTATTAGGATGGACCCTTTGCTGGGCTGTTCTTGCAACTGTAACAAACTACATTCTTGGTATGATTCTTGCGATTGTAATCAACCGTAAGGAGACAAAGGCAAAAGGATTCTGGAGATTCTGCTTTGTATTATCCATCGCAGTACCTCAGTTCGTATCCCTTTTGATTATGAGAACAATGTTACAGCCAACCGGTATCGTAAACACATTGTTAATTAAATATGGTCTTATCGACACTGCGTTGCCATTCTTTACAAATGCAACATGGGCTCGTGTAACCGTTATCATTATCAATATCTGGGTTGGTATTCCATATACCATGCTTCAGGTTACCGGTATTTTACAGAACATTCCTGCTGAGTTATACGAAGCAGCAAAAATTGACGGTGCAAATCAGGTTCAGACATTCTTTAAGATTACATTGCCATACATGTTATTCGTTATGACACCATACCTGATTACACAGTTTACCGGAAACGTAAACAACTTTAACGTTATCTTCCTGTTGTCTGGTGGTAACCCTACTCCTGTGGAGGCGACCGCTGGTAAGACAGACTTACTTGTTACCTGGTTGTACAAGTTGACCATCGATAAGAACTACTACAACTTAGGTGCTGTTATCGGTATTATGACCTTTATCGTATTAGCAATCGTTGCATTGGTAACCTATCGTAATACTGCATCTTACAAAGACGAGGAGGGATTCATGTAA
- a CDS encoding extracellular solute-binding protein has product MKKKVISALLIAAMTATMVAGCGSKDAADNTTTSDNNSAASTEAASSSDDAAEEEAWSGTITVWSPQEDQDTGWLDQECQAFNEAHPNWDITFEYGVCPEGDAKANVTQDVEGAADVYMFANDNITDLVAANALSELGGSYLDSVKSTNSDSIVNSVTIDGSVYGFPFTTNTWFMYYDKSVFSEDDIKSFDTMLEKGKVSFPLTNSWYIQAFYVANGCTLFGDDQMDESAGIDFGGDKATAVTDYLVDLVKNPNFVVDADGSGISGLANGSVNAVFSGSWDAENVKEALGDNFAAAALPTVTIDGNEGQMMAFAGSKAIGVNPNTENPQVAMSLAQFLTSSDAQKAHYEMRNVVPCNTDLLATITDDPVVEAQNDTYDRTSITQPFVSAMGNYWSPAENMGKAIQSGDVTHDNAAEKTEDMNTAMNTDAAAE; this is encoded by the coding sequence ATGAAAAAGAAAGTAATTTCAGCATTGCTTATTGCAGCAATGACAGCAACTATGGTAGCTGGTTGCGGTAGCAAAGACGCAGCAGACAACACAACAACATCTGACAACAACAGCGCAGCAAGCACAGAAGCAGCTAGCAGCTCAGATGACGCAGCAGAAGAAGAAGCTTGGTCTGGTACCATCACAGTATGGAGCCCACAGGAAGATCAGGATACTGGCTGGTTAGATCAGGAATGCCAGGCATTCAACGAAGCTCATCCAAACTGGGATATCACATTTGAATATGGTGTTTGCCCAGAAGGTGATGCAAAAGCAAACGTAACTCAGGACGTTGAAGGCGCTGCTGATGTTTACATGTTCGCAAACGATAACATTACAGACTTAGTAGCAGCTAATGCACTTTCTGAATTAGGTGGAAGCTACTTAGATTCTGTTAAATCTACAAACTCTGATTCAATCGTAAACTCTGTAACAATTGATGGAAGCGTATATGGTTTCCCATTCACAACAAATACATGGTTTATGTACTATGATAAGAGCGTGTTCTCAGAAGACGATATCAAGAGCTTTGATACCATGCTTGAAAAAGGAAAAGTTTCTTTCCCTCTTACAAACTCATGGTATATCCAGGCATTCTATGTAGCTAACGGTTGTACATTATTTGGTGATGACCAGATGGATGAATCTGCTGGAATCGACTTCGGTGGAGACAAAGCAACAGCTGTTACAGATTACTTAGTAGACTTAGTTAAAAATCCTAACTTTGTAGTAGATGCTGATGGATCTGGTATCTCTGGATTAGCAAACGGAAGCGTTAACGCTGTATTCTCTGGTTCTTGGGATGCTGAGAACGTAAAAGAAGCTCTTGGCGATAATTTCGCAGCAGCAGCTCTTCCTACTGTAACAATCGACGGAAATGAAGGACAGATGATGGCATTCGCTGGTTCTAAAGCAATCGGTGTTAACCCTAACACAGAAAACCCACAGGTAGCTATGTCTTTAGCACAGTTCTTAACAAGCTCTGATGCTCAGAAAGCTCATTACGAGATGAGAAACGTAGTTCCTTGTAACACAGACTTACTTGCTACAATCACAGATGATCCTGTAGTAGAAGCTCAGAACGATACTTATGATAGAACATCTATCACACAGCCATTCGTTTCTGCAATGGGTAACTACTGGTCACCAGCAGAGAACATGGGTAAAGCTATCCAGTCTGGAGATGTTACACATGACAACGCAGCTGAGAAGACAGAAGACATGAACACAGCAATGAACACAGACGCTGCAGCAGAATAA
- the malQ gene encoding 4-alpha-glucanotransferase, translated as MKAKELTRGAGILLAITSLPSSYGIGTLGDAAYRFVDLLVDLKQSYWQVLPIGPTSFGDSPYQSLSAFAGNPYLIDLDDLATEGLLTKTEIRSYNWGTDEADIDYATIYENRFKVLQIAYERFDGNNPAFVLFQEETKYWLEDYALFMALKYHFDGHEWLSWDASLRDRNPEALKEYSKILHNEILFWKFLQYEFFKQWGDLKQYANNRGVSIIGDLPFYVALDSMDVWAHRDLFLLNEDGTPNGVAGVPPDSFTEEGQKWGSPIYDWNRMEADGFDWWKKRMKENAQLFNIIRLDHFVGIVRYYTIPNDAPTAKNGKWSKGPGKKLTDAMEEVLGDTHVIVEDVGLRTPIPGVKKLMNRMGWPGIKILMFAFDDDTANEHLPHNYVDNNLVVYAGTHDNETIVGYFHDKTDYELAYLYEYLNIRCKEDIPDALIRAAYGSIADVVIIQMQDLLKLGNEARMNAPSTVGKNWRWRIGTDTISEERKAWIRTLASVYRR; from the coding sequence TTGAAGGCGAAAGAATTAACCAGAGGAGCAGGTATACTGCTGGCGATTACAAGTCTTCCATCTTCCTACGGTATAGGTACTCTTGGAGATGCTGCATATCGGTTTGTAGATCTTTTGGTTGATTTGAAACAGAGCTATTGGCAGGTTCTTCCGATTGGACCAACCAGTTTTGGCGATAGCCCGTATCAATCACTTTCCGCATTTGCGGGGAATCCGTACCTGATTGATTTAGATGATCTGGCAACAGAAGGATTACTGACGAAGACAGAGATTCGAAGTTACAATTGGGGAACCGATGAGGCAGACATTGATTATGCAACCATTTATGAGAACCGATTTAAGGTTTTACAGATTGCATATGAACGTTTCGATGGAAACAATCCGGCGTTTGTTCTGTTCCAGGAAGAGACAAAATACTGGTTAGAAGATTATGCATTGTTCATGGCACTCAAGTATCATTTTGACGGACATGAATGGCTAAGCTGGGACGCCTCGTTAAGAGACCGGAATCCGGAAGCATTAAAGGAATATTCAAAAATCCTACATAATGAGATTTTGTTTTGGAAATTTTTACAGTATGAGTTCTTCAAACAATGGGGAGACTTAAAGCAATATGCAAATAACAGAGGAGTCTCCATTATCGGAGATCTTCCGTTTTATGTGGCGCTTGACAGCATGGATGTCTGGGCACACAGAGATTTATTCCTGTTGAATGAGGACGGCACACCAAATGGTGTTGCAGGTGTTCCACCAGATTCTTTTACAGAGGAAGGTCAGAAATGGGGCAGCCCGATTTACGACTGGAACCGAATGGAGGCAGATGGCTTCGACTGGTGGAAAAAGCGGATGAAAGAAAATGCACAGTTGTTTAACATCATTCGTTTGGACCACTTTGTAGGAATTGTAAGATATTATACGATTCCGAATGACGCACCGACAGCCAAAAACGGTAAATGGTCCAAGGGACCAGGGAAAAAGCTGACAGACGCGATGGAAGAAGTATTAGGAGATACACATGTTATTGTAGAAGATGTGGGACTCAGGACACCGATTCCGGGAGTGAAAAAGCTGATGAACCGGATGGGCTGGCCGGGAATTAAGATTTTAATGTTTGCATTTGACGATGATACGGCAAATGAACATTTACCTCATAATTACGTTGACAACAACCTGGTTGTCTATGCGGGAACGCATGATAACGAAACCATTGTGGGTTATTTCCACGATAAGACGGATTACGAACTGGCTTATCTGTATGAGTACTTAAATATCCGATGTAAAGAGGATATACCGGATGCCTTAATCCGGGCGGCGTATGGAAGTATCGCGGATGTTGTGATTATCCAGATGCAGGACTTGTTAAAACTTGGAAATGAAGCCCGAATGAATGCACCATCCACAGTCGGAAAAAACTGGCGTTGGAGAATTGGTACAGACACAATCAGCGAAGAGCGGAAAGCATGGATTCGAACGCTAGCTTCCGTATATCGGCGCTAG
- a CDS encoding LacI family DNA-binding transcriptional regulator, which produces MATIKDIANRLGVSVSTVSKGLNGASDISDELRQMVLDTAVEMGYATKKSKKEENRKLCIFIENMDYETNNQFGYEIVLGFKQNAFRHKWDVTVVPVTPSFQLAEKYDTYMLKNGYCGAFLLGFALHDEWMKQLETTTMPTVLFDNHIKKNPNVCYIGTDNYEGIDIAIDHLYTLGHKKIAFLNGSLHSMVSEQRQEAYYQSMKAHGLEIKESLTAYGYYVADSAKYHVPTFLGEGATAILCGNDLIASGVITECQLRGFRVPEDISVIGFDDIPISSMLEPPLTTVHQERGELGKCAYVILNSLIHHISISKTLIRPQLIERESTARCQAPIVTKGLLSKQE; this is translated from the coding sequence ATGGCTACAATAAAAGATATTGCCAATCGGCTTGGAGTATCCGTCAGTACTGTTTCAAAAGGATTAAACGGAGCAAGCGACATCAGCGACGAACTTCGCCAGATGGTTCTTGACACGGCAGTCGAAATGGGGTACGCAACAAAGAAATCAAAAAAAGAAGAAAACCGCAAACTTTGCATCTTCATCGAAAATATGGATTACGAAACCAACAATCAGTTTGGTTATGAAATTGTACTCGGTTTTAAGCAGAATGCATTCCGGCATAAATGGGACGTTACGGTCGTACCGGTAACACCATCTTTCCAGCTTGCCGAAAAATATGATACTTATATGTTAAAAAATGGCTACTGTGGCGCATTCCTTCTGGGATTTGCACTCCATGATGAATGGATGAAACAGTTAGAGACCACAACCATGCCAACGGTTCTTTTTGATAACCACATCAAGAAGAATCCGAATGTGTGTTACATTGGAACCGACAACTATGAAGGTATTGACATCGCCATAGACCATCTTTACACGCTTGGTCATAAAAAGATTGCCTTCTTAAACGGTTCGCTTCATTCAATGGTTTCCGAGCAGCGCCAGGAAGCATATTATCAGAGCATGAAGGCTCATGGTCTTGAAATCAAGGAATCTTTAACTGCATACGGTTATTACGTTGCGGACAGTGCCAAATATCATGTACCAACCTTTTTAGGCGAGGGCGCAACTGCGATTCTTTGTGGTAACGATTTGATTGCATCCGGTGTCATTACCGAATGTCAGCTTCGCGGTTTCCGTGTTCCAGAGGACATCAGTGTCATTGGATTCGATGATATCCCGATTTCTTCCATGTTGGAGCCACCGCTGACAACCGTCCACCAGGAACGTGGTGAACTCGGCAAATGTGCTTATGTCATTTTGAATTCACTGATTCACCATATCTCAATCAGCAAAACATTGATTCGTCCCCAGTTAATTGAACGTGAATCAACTGCCCGCTGTCAGGCTCCTATCGTAACAAAGGGATTGCTTTCCAAGCAGGAATAA